The following proteins are co-located in the Silene latifolia isolate original U9 population chromosome 1, ASM4854445v1, whole genome shotgun sequence genome:
- the LOC141611855 gene encoding putative protein phosphatase 2C 27 encodes MMAAGAEFSHPYAILESSFKNKDNNNNNNNNCVSNNNSSVVLAMKDEILDDDCDHLKQTNNAKPPRHFSMVRHCMSSTVLCAASDTDQDDESVCSKAPSDENSRFQPVFRSGSCAERGPKQYMEDEHVCIDNLGRHLDACTDFPSAAFYGVFDGHGGTDAASFVCNNILKYIIEDPHFPACVESAISGAFIRADYAFADSSALDISSGTTALTALIFERTMLIANAGDCRAVLGRRGKAVELSKDHKPNCSSEKLRIEKLGGVVYDGYLNGQLSVARALGDWHMKGPKGSAFPLSAEPELEEAVLTEEDEFLLLACDGLWDVMSSQCAVSIARRELMAHNDPERCSRELVREALKRHTCDNLTVIVVCFSADPPPRIEIPCTRRRSISVEGLNLLKGVLDDIS; translated from the exons ATGATGGCAGCAGGTGCAGAATTTTCACACCCATATGCAATTTTAGAAAGTAGCTTTAAAAATaaggataataataataacaataataacaattgtgttagtaataataatagtagtgtTGTATTAGCAATGAAAGATGAGATTTTGGATGATGATTGTGATCATTTGAAGCAAACAAACAATGCCAAACCTCCTAGACATTTCTCCATGGTTCGACATTGTATGAGCTCCACCGTGTTATGTGCTGCGTCGGACACG GATCAGGATGATGAGTCTGTCTGCAGTAAAGCACCTTCTGACGAGAATTCTAGGTTTCAACCTGTATTTCGGTCAGGTAGCTGTGCTGAAAGAGGGCCAAAGCAATACATGGAGGATGAACATGTCTGTATTGATAATCTTGGCAGGCATCTAGATGCGTGTACTGATTTCCCTTCTGCAGCATTTTATGGG GTGTTTGACGGCCATGGTGGGACCGATGCAGCCTCTTTTGTTTGTAACAACATCCTTAAGTATATAATCGAGGATCCTCATTTCCCTGCTTGTGTAGAGAGTGCAATTAGTGGTGCTTTTATTAGAGCTGATTATGCATTTGCTGATTCCAGTGCTCTCGACATTTCCTCTGGCACCACTGCCCTGACTGCCCTTATATTTGAAAG GACAATGCTTATTGCAAATGCCGGTGATTGCCGTGCTGTGCTAGGGAGACGAGGCAAAGCAGTAGAACTATCCAAAGATCACAAACCAAACTGCTCATCAGAAAAACTTAGGATCGAGAAACTTGGCGGGGTGGTCTATGATGGTTATCTCAATGGTCAATTATCAGTGGCACGAGCTCTTGGGGACTGGCACATGAAGGGTCCTAAGGGGTCCGCTTTTCCATTGAGTGCTGAACCTGAGTTGGAGGAGGCAGTCTTGACCGAAGAGGACGAATTCCTTCTACTGGCTTGTGATGGCCTTTGGGACGTCATGAGCAGCCAATGTGCGGTGTCAATTGCTAGGAGAGAACTTATGGCTCACAATGACCCGGAAAGATGTTCGAGAGAACTCGTGAGGGAGGCACTTAAACGCCATACATGCGACAATTTGACGGTCATTGTGGTTTGTTTTTCAGCCGATCCTCCCCCAAGGATTGAAATCCCGTGTACTAGGCGGAGGAGTATATCGGTTGAGGGGCTGAATCTTCTGAAAGGCGTTTTGGATGACATCTCTTGA
- the LOC141587698 gene encoding protein FAR1-RELATED SEQUENCE 5-like: MADRCILDGTLIDGALIDVTMEDKDDDDVIIHQGLTDKSKGTDYSKSLSGMTTEKWEEIYEIYRKHSQVVGFSIRKATSRRANGSGTPEIERYFVCSCEGKHGNDLPHIATNQSRNAAIMRCECRAGLRSQLNEDGQWEVLQHITLHNHALTPTQWQQHHRSERRISDAEAENIRAMIEALVRPSVQYKVATAAAGGEAFVGHTKRDHINFVHRPKSKAIEGGDAATLVNLLTKRQSEDPGFFFRVQFNEEWRLCHLL; encoded by the exons ATGGCTGACAGATGCATACTTGACGGTACCCTAATCGATGGAGCCTTAATTGACGTTACGATGGaggacaaagatgatgatgatgtcatAATTCATCAAGGGTTGACGGATAAGAGTAAAG GTACTGATTATTCGAAGTCACTATCGGGGATGACGACAGAAAAATGGGAAGAGATCTACGAGATATATCGAAAACACTCACAGGTTGTTGGTTTCAGCATTAGAAAAGCAACTTCTCGCAGAGCAAACGGGTCTGGCACACCCGAAATCGAGAGATACTTTGTATGCTCATGTGAAGGAAAACATGGAAATGATTTACCCCATATTGCTACGAACCAATCTAGGAATGCTGCAATCATGCGGTGTGAATGCAGAGCTGGCCTACGGTCACAATTAAACGAGGATGGGCAGTGGGAGGTACTGCAACATATCACACTACACAACCATGCATTGACCCCCACGCAGTGGCAGCAGCATCACCGATCTGAAAGGCGAATAAGCGATGCCGAGGCAGAGAATATAAGGGCTATGATAGAAGCCTTAGTCCGCCCATCTGTTCAATACAAGGTGGCGACTGCTGCAGCGGGGGGTGAAGCATTTGTTGGACACACAAAGAGGGATCACATTAACTTTGTACATAGGCCGAAGAGTAAAGCGATTGAGGGTGGTGATGCAGCCACACTTGTTAACCTTTTAACTAAAAGACAATCGGAGGACCCGGGTTTCTTCTTCCGTGTGCAATTCAATGAAGAATGGAGGCTATGTCACCTATTATGA
- the LOC141587704 gene encoding protein FAR1-RELATED SEQUENCE 5-like, translating into MREDYRLYHDVLIFDKTYRTNRYNLICGAFVGINNHWSNVMFGCAFLSDEKEESFKWLFNVFNEAMGDDLHPVSIFTDQDKAMTNALEAVYPQSRHRLCQWHIQQNAIGHFGSLKHDRPFQNMFNKCLNGCFSETEFEATWRTMTTEYGLDNHPWFNRLYSLRNKWCTAFNNMYFSAGILSSQRSESTNHTMSFQASKTTSVTEFFGIYETTVRRWRKEEELKEFNSIRATPTSVFPLVDLLQYASQIYTLHLFRVFEKEFGLAMGTQTAIIQSEDSTLLYRSTLAAMRDHPIM; encoded by the exons ATGAGGGAGGACTATCGATTGTATCATGATGTACTTATCTTTGACAAAACGTACCGCACCAATAGGTACAATCTTATATGCGGTGCGTTTGTCGGTATAAACAACCACTGGTCCAATGTCATGTTTGGGTGTGCTTTTCTATCGGACGAGAAAGAAGAATCATTTAAATGGTTGTTCAACGTGTTTAATGAAGCTATGGGTGATGATCTCCATCCTGTCTCCATTTTCACTGACCAAGATAAAGCAATGACAAACGCTCTTGAAGCT GTGTACCCACAAAGTAGACATAGGCTATGCCAATGGCATATCCAACAAAATGCCATCGGTCACTTTGGATCTTTAAAGCATGATAGGCCATTCCAGAATATGTTCAACAAATGCCTGAATGGTTGCTTTAGTGAAACTGAATTTGAAGCGACTTGGCGAACAATGACGACAGAGTATGGCCTCGACAACCACCCATGGTTCAATAGACTGTACAGCTTACGAAACAAATGGTGCACTGCGTTCAATAATATGTATTTTTCAGCGGGTATTCTATCTTCGCAAAGGAGCGAGAGCACAAACCATACAATGAGTTTCCAAGCTTCAAAAACAACTTCAGTTACTGAATTCTTTGGTATATATGAAACGACTGTCCGGAGATGGAGAAAAGAGGAGGAGCTAAAAGAATTCAACTCTATTAGAGCGACCCCAACCTCCGTGTTCCCCCTCGTGGACCTCTTGCAATATGCGTCACAGATTTACACTCTGCATCTGTTTCGTGTGTTTGAGAAAGAGTTTGGGCTTGCCATGGGTACCCAGACAGCTATTATACAATCTGAAGACTCTACCCTATTGTACAGGTCCACACTGGCGGCAATGAGGGATCATCCCATCATGTGA